The proteins below come from a single Metarhizium brunneum chromosome 1, complete sequence genomic window:
- the DBP7 gene encoding ATP-dependent RNA helicase DBP7 — translation MADDGMLLNFELGSGPLQTQVKYKGGRWRDRKRAERSANLRHTRPSSDQTQNDDSFRSSKRQRVNHDTSGIQPSYGQTSRYNRSGHDAVENDGPDQHKSDPSAKGNRQVISRLFSFNPAQTTENKKEEEEWKAPQPTNAPLTDVANFGSLTLSTRLVDALAKMNLERPTAIQQKVIPHMLSNSGDAFVQAETGSGKTFSYLLPILHRVLMLSSQGDGKQIHRDSGIFAIIVSPTRELAKQTHTVLEQLIRPFPWLVSTAITGGESKKAEKARIRKGVNFLVATPGRLADHIDNTKALNMGTVRWLILDEGDRLMDLGFEEDLKKTIDALKNVPVAKITENGTSLESLPARRVTVLCSATMKMNVQKLGEMSLADATFLATEKSDDDKMNEDIVHKAPAQLHQTYIIVPSKLRLVTLTSYLKSVFSRRGRTMKAIVFMSCADTVDFHYEMLRNPNETELPAAAQKEKELIEKTVSKAAYITSPASPDVILHRMHGSLSQPIRTATLKSFSACKSPSLLITTDVSSRGLDIPSVDLVIEYDPAFSFADHIHRVGRTARAGRSGDATLFLLPGTEEGYIELLKSSTPPSSQSYENILKTGLMNKLEFPVETSATPTDGQSYHDKAESLQLHFEQRLLNDNKRLELARNGFKSHIRAYATHIREERVHFDITQLHLGHVAKSFGLRDPPGGIGAGIDRKAKKKKGSANHKDRHSSFKDDDTSSAAVDQRPAMDIIKQKSMMLMSGAADEFNIG, via the coding sequence ATGGCGGATGATGGTATGCTTCTGAATTTTGAGCTGGGCTCTGGGCCTCTCCAGACCCAGGTCAAATATAAAGGCGGCCGATGGCGAGACAGGAAGCGCGCTGAGAGGAGCGCAAACCTGCGGCACACCCGTCCCTCCTCCGACCAAACGCAAAACGACGACAGCTTTCGATCGTCAAAACGGCAAAGAGTTAATCACGACACATCAGGAATTCAGCCAAGCTACGGACAAACCTCTCGATATAATCGATCTGGCCACGATGCCGTAGAAAATGATGGTCCCGATCAGCACAAGTCCGACCCCTCGGCCAAGGGCAATCGCCAGGTTATCTCGCGCCTCTTTTCCTTCAATCCGGCTCAGACGAccgaaaataaaaaagaagaagaagaatggaAAGCACCACAACCCACCAATGCGCCACTCACCGATGTTGCCAATTTTGGTTCACTTACCCTCTCCACTCGACTTGtcgatgccttggccaagatgaacCTCGAACGTCCTACCGCCATTCAACAAAAAGTCATCCCGCATATGCTGTCTAATAGTGGCGACGCCTTTGTACAAGCCGAAACTGGTTCCGGAAAGACATTTTCTTACCTCCTCCCCATACTGCATCGAGTTCTGATGCTCAGCAGTCAAGGCGACGGCAAACAAATACATCGAGATTCCGGTATTTTTGCCATCATCGTTTCACCTACCCGAGAGCTTGCGAAGCAAACACATACcgtccttgagcagcttATCAGACCCTTTCCATGGCTGGTATCGACCGCAATCACTGGTGGAGAGTCCAAAAAGGCCGAAAAAGCAAGGATTAGAAAGGGTGTCAACTTTCTGGTTGCTACACCCGGACGTCTGGCTGATCACATTGACAACACAAAGGCTCTGAATATGGGCACTGTCCGCTGGCTTATTCTGGACGAGGGTGACCGACTGATGGACTTGGGCTTCGAGGAAGATTTGAAAAAGACCATTGATGCGCTTAAGAATGTCCCGGTCGCCAAAATTACAGAAAACGGAACATCTCTCGAGAGTCTGCCCGCGAGACGAGTCACAGTGCTGTGCTCAGCTACTATGAAGATGAATGTTCAAAAGCTGGGAGAAATGAGTCTTGCCGATGCAACGTTTTTGGCTACCGAAaagagcgacgacgacaaaatGAACGAGGACATTGTTCACAAAGCCCCGGCCCAATTACACCAAACGTACATTATCGTTCCTTCCAAGCTTCGTCTAGTGACGCTCACGTCATACCTCAAATCAGTCTTCTCCAGGCGTGGACGCACTATGAAGGCCATTGTCTTTATGTCATGCGCTGACACCGTTGATTTCCATTATGAAATGCTCCGCAACCCCAACGAGACAGAGTTGCCAGCAGCTGcacaaaaggaaaaggagctAATTGAGAAGACAGTCTCCAAGGCTGCGTACATCACGTCACCCGCAAGCCCAGACGTCATTTTGCATAGAATGCATGGCTCGCTCTCCCAACCGATCCGGACAGCAACCCTGAAATCCTTCTCCGCCTGCAAGTCGCCATCCCtgctcatcaccaccgacgTGTCATCTCGAGGCTTAGATATCCCATCCGTGGATTTGGTCATTGAGTACGATCCAGCATTCAGTTTCGCCGACCACATCCACCGCGTGGGACGAACAGCCCGTGCCGGTAGATCTGGCGACGCCACGCTCTTCCTCCTTCCCGGGACCGAAGAAGGCTACATTGAGCTCCTCAAATCCTCAACCCCTCCCTCGTCCCAATCATATGAGAACATCCTCAAGACGGGCTTGATGAACAAGCTTGAGTTCCCTGTCGAAACCTCCGCCACCCCCACAGACGGCCAATCATACCACGATAAAGCTGAATCACTACAGCTTCACTTTGAACAGCGCCtcctcaacgacaacaaacGCCTGGAGCTCGCACGCAACGGCTTCAAGTCTCATATCAGAGCATACGCAACACATATCCGTGAAGAACGAGTCCACTTTGACATCACGCAGCTGCACCTGGGACACGTCGCGAAAAGCTTCGGCCTCCGCGATCCACCTGGCGGCATAGGCGCGGGTATCGATCGcaaagccaagaagaagaagggctcGGCCAACCACAAGGATCGCCACTCTTCCttcaaggacgacgacactTCATCAGCGGCTGTGGATCAGAGGCCAGCCATGGATATTATTAAGCAGAAAAGCATGATGTTGATGAGTGGCGCCGCAGATGAATTCAACATTGGTTAA
- the ERG8 gene encoding Phosphomevalonate kinase encodes MASKNPTVAVSAPGKVLLAGGYLVLDRRHTGLVFGLSARINVVAGEIHTSQGVQLNEIMVDSPQFPDAQWRYGYHLAPEGGGIQVTQLQVGSVICKNPFVETTLSYVLTYIHRLMSRVSSDHSLRPARLIVLADNDYYSQSTPRSGEPGRFAKFTVPLGGANKTGLGSSAALVTALTAALLSHYLPWRLLDITSAPGKRRLHNLAQAAHCAAQGKVGSGFDVAAAVYGSCLYRRFSPGVLGQLPEAGSPGFAEKLVSVVDGVAWDVEVLTEGLRLPKGLALRMCDVDCGSQTVGMVKRVLAWRGRDADVSSRLWDELQARNEDLAAKLRDGNVADIPTAVGKVRELIREMGKLSDVPIEPESQTELLDALGALEGVYGGVVPGAGGFDALALLMKDDEETKRRVEERVAEWSREKDSKVRLLDVKGEMEGVRCENLDVYSGWIEIHDKD; translated from the exons ATGGCAAGCAAGAATCCCACCGTGGCCGTCTCGGCGCCCGGCAAGGTCCTCCTCGCGGGAGGCTACCTCGTGCTCGACAGGAGGCACACGGGTCTCGTGTTCGGCCTCAGCGCCCGAATCAACGTCGTCGCGGGGGAGATTCACACGAGCCAGGGGGTCCAGCTGAACGAGATCATGGTGGACAGCCCGCAGTTCCCGGACGCGCAGTGGCGATACGGGTACCATTTGGCGCCGGAGGGGGGAGGCATCCAGGTCACGCAGTTGCAAGT GGGCTCTGTCATTTGCAAGAATCCGTTTGTGGAGACGACGCTGAGCTACGTGCTCACGTACATCCACCGCCTCATGAGCCGGGTTTCTTCGGACCACAGCCTCAGGCCGGCTCGGCTCATCGTGCTAGCTGACAATGACTACTATTCCCAGTCTACGCCGAGGAGCGGCGAGCCGGGGCGCTTCGCCAAGTTCACGGTGCCGCTGGGCGGCGCCAACAAGACCGGGCTGGGGTCGTCCGCCGCGCTGGTCACGGCCCTCACGGCCGCGCTGCTGAGCCACTACCTCCCGTGGAGGCTGCTGGACAtcacgtcggcgccgggcAAGCGCCGGCTGCACAATCTGGCGCAGGCGGCGCACTGCGCGGCCCAGGGCAAGGTCGGATCGGGGTTTGACGTTGCGGCCGCCGTGTACGGGTCGTGTCTGTACAGGAGATTCTCGCCCGGTGTGCTGGGCCAGCTACCCGAGGCGGGATCGCCTGGCTTCGCTGAGAAGCTGGTGTCGGTGGTGGACGGCGTGGCTTGGGACGTCGAGGTGCTGACCGAAGGGCTGCGCCTGCCCAAGGGCCTGGCCCTGCGCATGTGTGACGTCGACTGTGGGAGCCAGACGGTGGGCATGGTCAAGAGGGTGCTGGCCTGGAGAGGCAGAGACGCCGACGTGTCGTCCAGGTTGTGGGACGAGCTGCAGGCGCGAAACGAGGACCTGGCCGCCAAGTTGAGAGACGGAAACGTGGCTGACATTCCGACCGCCGTGGGCAAGGTCAGGGAGTTGATTCGCGAGATGGGTAAGCTGAGCGACGTGCCCATTGAGCCCGAGTCCCAGACGGAGTTGTTGGACGCGTTGGGTGCCCTTGAGGGTGTATACGGTGGTGTCGTCCCCGGGGCGGGGGGCTTTGACGCTCTCGCTCTGCTGAtgaaggatgatgaggagacTAAGAGGCGTGTGGAGGAGAGGGTTGCCGAATGGAGTCGGGAGAAGGACTCTAAGGTTCGCTTGTTGGATGTAAAGGGTGAGATGGAGGGCGTGAGGTGTGAGAATCTAGACGTTTACTCTGGATGGATAGAGATCCATGATAAAGATTAG
- the ppr5 gene encoding Pentatricopeptide repeat-containing protein 5, with the protein MPTIYSSLYSNFIRQGSTVAKSITTHGYAQSFVAATHPHVLNSQNRPVFGRRHTNRLGLSALQFHSTFHKDLNGASDHKNAHTHLPLDAYFEALQKHQASGELDKEWTQFEFPKQIEWKPSAATVLQGEDAVVAEAEALAASETHSAISAEDEAALAHIDAALERELEARKLLDAAENAPAVGQSSSVPLSRTGTPSGRRSKSPAIARTSSPDVDRQSQSYADHLFKLSAAGRYAEIPAVFEAMLATGVKPIASAYNALLVAAIHIPSKKIEIVSKALDVYADMVRRRISPDSDTYDILVGLLASRSVEVSEMKVALEDKRQRFGGMDEPGKFMLASHELEHAILCEDDRLDLAMKLFNSSVDVDAAMYSSETYHQLISACAESGRVSDMLRLFEHMESTKTVPFASIFPTMISAFAERGDLVSAVECYNEYRSLAVAQDGGKATLHDRVDSEVYAAVINAYVVSDKIEGAMKFFEKIVKEYGVRAKDIKDALVSTGFVKGFISRGIYQEAFQWAQSVEAESQSEAMIRIATVAADHNDNITATEAYANIVAEPQALVTPTTALLAMSIRGGDVAAATKYWHALNNPEVKATVDFIEPTVMYAVALIGSGQVAEGLAQSEMMFKRIRASEAELAEEIDEGVDFIRRYMERRGLTDPREIASQTHNGTPFMPTPSVASFEDTFDPYAHNTDFKGSSLIAEDLEGGHGRKGSRLNDALGRFRNIRRAGRHPRYITYAKLISAAARDGKMDLCHELFAMARTDMPLLAQYAVVRYGWFSILDAMVAACLTLGNRGRAEQYHQELLEMGAAPSANTYGLYITTLKDSTRTFDEASAAVQIFHRAKSEGVEPSSFLYNAVIGKLGKARRIDDCLFYFAEMRASGIKPTSVTYGTIVNALCRVSDEKFAEELFDEMEAMPNYKARPAPYNSMMQFFLTTKRDKTKVLAYYERMKAKGIAPTSHTFKLLIDTHATLEPVDMPAAEKVLEVIRASGQPEPVHYSSLIHARGCVLHDIDGAKKLFDSVVRESLVPVNASLYQALFESMVANHQVADTEPLLAQMRQKRVELTPYIANTLIHGWAAQNNISKAREIYDAVAREKREPSTYEAMTRAYLAVEQRDQAETVVSEMRTRGYPSAVVNKVLELLGGGREAPVL; encoded by the coding sequence ATGCCCACCATCTATTCCTCGCTGTACTCGAATTTCATCCGTCAAGGATCAACTGTCGCAAAGTCCATCACAACCCATGGCTACGCTCAGTCTTTCGTAGCTGCTACTCATCCACACGTTCTCAACTCGCAGAACCGCCCCGTCTTTGGACGTCGACATACCAACCGACTTGGCCTTTCCGCCCTCCAGTTTCATTCGACTTTCCACAAGGATCTCAACGGCGCTTCCGACCACAAAAATGCGCATACCCATTTACCGTTAGACGCCTACTTTGAGGCCTTGCAAAAGCACCAAGCTAGTGGCGAGCTTGATAAGGAATGGACGCAGTTTGAGTTCCCAAAGCAGATTGAGTGGAAGCCTagcgccgccaccgtccTCCAAGGTGAGGATGCGGTTGTCGCTGAGGCAGAGGCTCTCGCGGCATCGGAAACTCACTCGGCTATTTCTGCTGAAGACGAGGCTGCCCTCGCACACATTGACGCCGCTCTTGAGAGAGAGCTTGAAGCGCGGAAGCTCCTGGACGCTGCTGAGAATGCGCCTGCTGTCGGGCAGTCTTCTTCGGTACCTCTGTCTCGAACCGGAACACCCTCTGGCCGGAGATCCAAGTCTCCAGCTATCGCTCGCACTTCGTCGCCCGATGTCGACCGCCAGTCCCAGTCTTACGCTGACCACCTCTTCAAACTGTCGGCAGCTGGACGATATGCCGAGATTCCTGCCGTGTTTgaggccatgctggccaCTGGCGTTAAGCCCATTGCCAGCGCATACAATGCCCTGCTGGTAGCTGCTATTCATATTCCTAGCAAGAAGATCGAAATTGTATCCAAAGCACTCGATGTCTATGCGGACATGGTCCGTCGCCGAATTTCTCCTGACAGCGATACATACGATATCCTTGTTGGCCTGTTGGCCTCTCGATCTGTGGAGGTGTCTGAGATGAAGGTGGCCCTGGAGGACAAGCGTCAAAGATTTGGTGGCATGGACGAGCCTGGCAAGTTCATGCTCGCTTCTCACGAGCTTGAACATGCCATTCTTTGTGAGGATGATAGACTTGATCTTGCCATGAAGCTCTTCAACTCATCGGTGGACGTTGATGCGGCCATGTACTCCTCTGAGACATATCACCAGTTGATCTCCGCCTGTGCCGAGTCTGGCCGTGTTTCAGACATGCTTCGACTTTTTGAGCACATGGAGTCCACCAAGACAGTGCCATTTGCCTCTATTTTCCCTACTATGATCAGCGCCTTTGCTGAGCGAGGCGACCTAGTCAGTGCCGTCGAGTGCTACAACGAGTACCGTAGCCTGGCCGTTGCCCAAGACGGAGGCAAAGCTACTCTGCATGACCGCGTCGACTCCGAGGTATATGCGGCTGTGATCAACGCCTATGTCGTCTCCGACAAAATTGAAGGTGCTATGAAGTTCTTCGAGAAAATCGTCAAGGAGTATGGCGTTCGTGCAAAGGACATTAAGGATGCGTTGGTCAGCACAGGGTTTGTCAAGGGCTTCATTTCTCGAGGCATTTACCAAGAAGCCTTCCAATGGGCTCAGTCTGTTGAAGCCGAGTCACAGTCCGAGGCTATGATTCGAATTGCCACTGTCGCAGCGGACCACAACGACAATATAACCGCTACCGAGGCTTATGCCAATATCGTAGCTGAGCCGCAGGCCCTCGTCACACCTACGACGGCCCTTTTAGCCATGAGTATCCGAGGTGGCGACGTTGCTGCCGCTACCAAGTACTGGCATGCGCTCAACAACCCCGAAGTAAAGGCTACCGTCGACTTCATTGAGCCCACTGTGATGTATGCTGTGGCCTTGATTGGATCTGGACAGGTCGCTGAGGGTCTGGCTCAATCTGAGATGATGTTTAAGAGAATTCGTGCTTCGGAAGCTGAATTAGCTGAAGAGATTGACGAGGGCGTTGACTTCATCCGCCGTTATATGGAACGCCGTGGCCTCACCGATCCTCGTGAGATCGCGTCCCAAACTCACAACGGCACTCCCTTTATGCCAACACCTTCTGTTGCTAGCTTTGAAGACACTTTCGACCCTTATGCGCACAACACGGATTTCAAGGGCTCTTCTCTCATTGCTGAGGACCTTGAGGGTGGCCATGGGCGAAAAGGCTCTCGCTTGAACGACGCCCTTGGACGTTTCCGCAACATTCGCCGTGCTGGTCGTCATCCTCGCTATATCACCTACGCAAAGTTGATTTCTGCTGCCGCTCGAGATGGAAAGATGGACTTGTGTCACGAACTTTTCGCCATGGCTCGAACAGACATGCCCTTGCTGGCTCAGTACGCAGTTGTTCGATATGGGTGGTTCTCTATtctcgatgccatggtcgCTGCTTGCTTGACCTTGGGCAACCGTGGCCGCGCCGAGCAGTACCATCAGGAGCTCTTGGAAATGGGCGCCGCTCCGTCTGCAAATACGTATGGTCTCTACATTACGACCTTGAAAGACTCCACCAGGACTTTTGATGAGGCTTCTGCAGCTGTGCAAATATTTCACAGGGCCAAGTCTGAGGGTGTCGAGCCCAGCTCTTTCCTCTATAACGCTGTCATTGGCAAGTTGGGCAAGGCCCGCCGTATCGACGATTGCTTGTTCTACTTTGCTGAGATGAGGGCTTCGGGAATCAAGCCCACTTCGGTTACATATGGAACCATTGTTAACGCTCTGTGCCGTGTAAGCGACGAGAAATTCGCTGAGGAACTGTTcgacgagatggaggcgATGCCTAACTATAAGGCACGTCCTGCGCCATATAATAGTATGATGCAGTTCTTTCTCACTACCAAGCGCGATAAGACCAAAGTACTTGCCTACTACGAGCGCATgaaggccaagggcatcgCTCCTACTTCTCACACTTTCAAACTTCTTATCGACACTCATGCTACATTGGAACCCGTCGACATGCCCGCCGCTGAGAAGGTCTTGGAGGTGATTCGTGCTTCCGGCCAACCGGAACCTGTCCACTACTCTTCACTCATTCACGCCCGCGGTTGTGTACTGCATGATATTGACGGGGCCAAGAAGCTATTCGACTCTGTTGTTCGCGAATCACTGGTGCCTGTCAATGCAAGCTTGTATCAGGCACTCTTTGAATCCATGGTTGCCAACCACCAGGTTGCCGATACCGAGCCTCTCCTTGCCCAGATGCGACAGAAGCGGGTTGAACTTACGCCGTACATCGCCAACACCTTGATTCATGGCTGGGCTGCCCAGAACAATATCAGCAAAGCCCGTGAAATTTATGATGCTGTGGCTCGTGAGAAGCGGGAGCCAAGCACTTACGAAGCTATGACGCGGGCCTACTTGGCCGTTGAACAGCGCGACCAGGCCGAAACTGTTGTCTCAGAGATGCGTACTCGTGGCTATCCTAGTGCTGTGGTGAATAAGGTCTTGGAACTCCTTGGCGGTGGCCGGGAGGCCCCTGTTTTGTAA